In the genome of Phycisphaerales bacterium, one region contains:
- the speB gene encoding agmatinase, translating into MAHVVYDNFLGLEPKLSDYRTAHFAVLPIPYDATTSFGVGTREGPRAIITASQQVEFYDVRLGRESLRHGVATLAPLEPDARGPEAMTERIFQAARRVIRDGKFLIALGGEHSVSAPLVRAVQARHKRLSVLQIDAHADLRASYQGTPHSHAAVMRRIHELGVPAVGVGIRNYSADEARFIAAENKPIFTARACHTSPDWIPRVVAGLSAEVYVTIDIDGFDPAYAPGTGTPEPGGLTWYQVVDLLEAVARKHTIVAVDLVEVRPLPPSTVTEFLAAKLLYRLIGLVTTMPGAIRKKT; encoded by the coding sequence ATGGCACATGTCGTATACGACAACTTCCTGGGGCTGGAGCCGAAGCTCTCCGACTACCGCACAGCCCATTTTGCCGTTCTCCCCATCCCATACGACGCAACCACGAGTTTCGGAGTTGGCACGCGCGAAGGACCGCGCGCCATTATCACCGCTTCGCAGCAGGTCGAGTTTTACGACGTGCGACTCGGGCGCGAGTCCTTACGGCACGGCGTGGCGACTCTCGCTCCGCTCGAACCCGACGCACGTGGCCCCGAAGCGATGACCGAGCGAATCTTCCAAGCCGCCCGCCGAGTCATTCGCGATGGCAAGTTCCTGATCGCGCTGGGTGGTGAGCATAGCGTAAGTGCCCCGCTCGTCCGTGCCGTACAGGCGCGCCATAAGCGCCTCAGTGTGCTCCAGATCGACGCTCACGCCGATCTGCGAGCCAGTTACCAGGGCACGCCACATAGCCACGCCGCGGTCATGCGACGTATTCACGAACTCGGCGTCCCGGCCGTGGGTGTTGGCATTCGCAATTATTCCGCCGACGAAGCGCGTTTCATTGCCGCAGAAAACAAGCCGATCTTCACAGCCCGCGCGTGCCACACCTCTCCCGATTGGATCCCGCGCGTGGTCGCCGGGCTCAGCGCGGAGGTCTACGTCACCATCGACATCGACGGCTTTGACCCCGCGTACGCCCCCGGCACGGGCACTCCCGAACCTGGCGGGCTCACGTGGTACCAAGTTGTCGACCTGCTCGAGGCCGTCGCCCGGAAACATACGATTGTGGCTGTCGATCTCGTCGAGGTGCGCCCCCTGCCTCCGAGCACGGTCACAGAGTTCCTGGCCGCCAAGCTGCTTTACCGCCTCATCGGGCTGGTCACTACCATGCCGGGCGCGATCCGCAAGAAGACGTAA
- a CDS encoding arginine decarboxylase, pyruvoyl-dependent, whose amino-acid sequence MDPLVAKKIWFTRGVGKHRNNLESFEAALRDAGIAACNLVKVSSIFPPNCKLISKREGVAKLLPGQITYCVLAEARTDEPNRLVSAGIGLAVPRDGSHFGYISEHHGYGMTEKKTADYVEDMAASMLATTLDIPFDVEADYDARREVYKMSDQIVTTRAIVQTAEGDKNGKWTTVVAAAIFQFE is encoded by the coding sequence ATGGACCCATTGGTAGCGAAGAAGATCTGGTTCACCCGCGGCGTCGGAAAACACCGCAACAACCTGGAATCGTTCGAGGCCGCGCTGCGCGACGCGGGCATCGCGGCGTGCAATCTCGTGAAGGTTTCGAGCATTTTCCCCCCCAACTGCAAGCTCATTTCGAAGCGCGAAGGCGTTGCCAAGCTACTGCCCGGCCAGATCACTTACTGCGTGCTCGCCGAGGCCCGGACCGATGAGCCCAACCGGCTAGTCTCGGCCGGCATTGGGCTGGCGGTCCCGCGCGACGGCAGCCACTTCGGCTATATTTCCGAGCACCATGGCTATGGCATGACGGAAAAGAAGACCGCCGACTACGTAGAAGACATGGCAGCCAGCATGCTGGCGACGACCCTGGACATCCCGTTCGATGTCGAGGCGGATTACGACGCCCGTCGCGAGGTCTACAAGATGAGCGACCAGATCGTCACTACCCGTGCCATTGTCCAGACGGCCGAAGGCGACAAGAACGGAAAGTGGACGACCGTCGTGGCCGCGGCCATCTTCCAGTTCGAATAG
- a CDS encoding sugar phosphate isomerase/epimerase — MYAAVNAWTFPHLTTVEDKLRAAAAVGFRGFELTLDADGPLTTTTPAAEFARLADCADGLGLQITSVASGQFWQQHYASLSGTDRQRASELTLRLLDAAAAARAEAILVVPAVVGQSGEPKGQVRYADAFHRAVDALLHLRTAAEERGVVIGVENVWNRFLLSPLEAADFIDRINSPYVGFYFDTGNVLAFGYPEDWIEVLGGRIIRVHAKDYHVGRPGFAGFCPLGEGHVDWPAVIGALGAAGYDGPLTYEGADDPPEMARRLARIVAGQRPLETEVPT; from the coding sequence GTGTACGCTGCCGTCAATGCCTGGACATTCCCCCATCTGACCACCGTCGAGGACAAGTTACGAGCGGCGGCCGCAGTGGGCTTCCGCGGCTTCGAACTCACGCTGGACGCCGATGGGCCACTTACGACAACGACCCCGGCGGCCGAGTTTGCCCGGCTCGCGGACTGCGCCGACGGGCTGGGATTGCAAATCACAAGTGTGGCCAGTGGCCAGTTCTGGCAGCAGCACTACGCTTCGCTCTCGGGTACCGACCGCCAGCGGGCCAGCGAACTGACTCTTCGACTGCTGGATGCGGCCGCAGCGGCGCGGGCGGAAGCGATTCTGGTGGTGCCGGCGGTGGTTGGGCAGAGCGGTGAGCCCAAGGGGCAGGTTCGATACGCGGATGCGTTTCATCGTGCGGTGGACGCGCTCCTGCATCTCCGCACGGCAGCGGAGGAACGTGGCGTGGTGATTGGTGTCGAGAACGTATGGAATCGATTCCTCCTGTCCCCGCTCGAGGCAGCGGACTTCATTGATCGCATCAATTCGCCGTACGTGGGTTTCTATTTCGACACCGGGAACGTACTGGCATTCGGTTATCCCGAGGACTGGATCGAGGTGCTCGGTGGCCGGATCATACGCGTCCACGCCAAGGACTATCACGTGGGCCGGCCCGGTTTTGCGGGTTTCTGTCCACTAGGCGAGGGACATGTCGACTGGCCAGCGGTGATTGGAGCCCTGGGGGCTGCCGGTTACGACGGTCCGCTCACTTACGAGGGGGCCGATGACCCGCCTGAAATGGCTCGGCGTTTGGCCCGGATCGTTGCTGGGCAGCGCCCCCTGGAAACCGAGGTGCCGACGTGA
- a CDS encoding homocysteine S-methyltransferase family protein: MADPVALLGGVTLADGGWSTQLQRRGVPTNVPAEMANITHPDIVRGLVEAYLEAGSQIILTNTFSANRLACTRQEVPYSVTDLNRQGAALAKEVAAARAVVAGSIGPSGKILAVRETTEEQLAEVFAEQAQALAAGGADWIVLETFSELAEILLALRVVKETTGLPVVASMSYDAGPQRTRTMMGARAEECAATLEEAGADVIGMNCGSGIENALPVVVTLRAHTARPLWVKPNAGMPELEDGRAAWKQTPVDFAGFARPLIEAGANVLGGCCGSAPEHIRALAGLLAKRGGRS; encoded by the coding sequence ATGGCCGACCCTGTCGCGCTGCTTGGCGGTGTCACACTTGCGGACGGAGGTTGGTCCACGCAATTACAGCGGCGTGGCGTACCGACAAACGTTCCGGCGGAAATGGCGAACATCACACATCCGGACATCGTGCGTGGACTTGTGGAAGCGTACCTTGAAGCCGGGTCGCAGATCATTCTGACTAACACCTTTTCAGCCAATCGCTTGGCATGTACGCGGCAGGAAGTGCCGTACTCGGTGACCGACCTGAATCGGCAGGGGGCCGCACTGGCGAAAGAAGTCGCCGCCGCTCGCGCGGTGGTGGCAGGTTCCATCGGACCGAGTGGCAAAATCCTGGCGGTGCGCGAGACGACCGAGGAGCAACTGGCAGAAGTGTTCGCTGAACAGGCGCAGGCCCTGGCGGCGGGCGGGGCGGACTGGATCGTGCTGGAAACCTTCTCCGAACTGGCGGAGATTCTGCTCGCCCTGCGGGTCGTCAAGGAAACCACGGGCCTACCGGTTGTTGCGAGCATGTCTTATGACGCCGGACCTCAGCGGACGCGCACCATGATGGGGGCTCGTGCGGAGGAATGTGCCGCCACCCTGGAGGAGGCGGGAGCGGATGTGATTGGTATGAACTGCGGGAGCGGGATTGAAAACGCCTTGCCAGTAGTGGTGACCCTGCGGGCGCACACCGCGCGGCCCCTTTGGGTGAAACCCAACGCGGGTATGCCGGAATTGGAAGATGGCCGTGCGGCCTGGAAGCAGACGCCGGTCGACTTCGCCGGATTCGCGCGACCCTTGATCGAGGCGGGGGCGAATGTTTTGGGCGGCTGCTGCGGGAGCGCTCCTGAGCACATCCGGGCGCTGGCGGGTCTGCTTGCCAAGCGGGGAGGGCGCTCATGA
- the gmk gene encoding guanylate kinase: MSRDQMPRGQLVVISGPSGTGKSSICNELLKRIPGSRWSVSVTTRPPRPNEIPGEAYHFVSVAEFERMLAEEALLEHARYLDHMYGTPRKPVEDAIAAGQTVIMEIDVQGGGQVARKMPDSIRIFILPPTMETLKARLEGRQTESASLQEARLAKADGEIAFARNSGYYPYFVTNDILEDSVAEVLAILRSTQKA; this comes from the coding sequence ATGAGCAGGGATCAAATGCCACGTGGGCAACTCGTCGTCATCAGTGGACCATCCGGCACGGGCAAGAGTTCGATCTGTAATGAGCTCCTGAAACGGATACCCGGCAGCCGCTGGTCGGTTTCAGTTACGACACGCCCACCCCGGCCCAACGAGATTCCGGGTGAGGCGTACCACTTCGTCAGCGTGGCGGAGTTCGAGCGTATGTTGGCCGAAGAGGCGCTCCTGGAGCATGCCAGATATCTCGACCACATGTATGGCACCCCGCGGAAGCCGGTGGAGGATGCCATCGCCGCTGGCCAGACGGTCATCATGGAGATCGACGTGCAGGGGGGGGGACAGGTTGCCCGGAAGATGCCGGATTCGATCCGGATCTTTATCCTGCCCCCCACGATGGAGACTCTGAAGGCGCGCCTGGAGGGTCGACAGACGGAAAGCGCCAGTCTGCAAGAAGCTCGGCTGGCCAAGGCGGACGGGGAAATCGCCTTCGCCCGCAACAGCGGCTACTATCCTTACTTCGTGACCAACGATATACTGGAGGATTCCGTTGCCGAGGTCCTGGCAATCCTCAGGAGCACGCAAAAAGCATGA
- a CDS encoding DNA-directed RNA polymerase subunit omega — MIEHLRNDDVIQKVGGRFKLTALVQKRWLELMRGARPLVKNTAGKTEMEIVMEEILQDKVGIDYEASNIAPPSQR; from the coding sequence ATGATCGAACACCTGCGAAACGATGATGTGATCCAGAAGGTCGGCGGCCGATTCAAGCTGACCGCCCTGGTGCAGAAGCGCTGGCTCGAGCTGATGCGCGGTGCGCGCCCGCTCGTCAAGAACACCGCCGGCAAAACGGAAATGGAGATCGTCATGGAGGAAATCCTCCAGGACAAGGTCGGCATCGACTACGAGGCCTCCAACATTGCCCCACCCAGCCAGCGCTGA